In Armatimonadota bacterium, a single genomic region encodes these proteins:
- a CDS encoding lantibiotic dehydratase, with the protein MNNATPGPEYVAVSGPFLTRVPLLPIEIAETLATAEDPAQCKEFYDLLSTSIVQMALGLSSPALMGEITDYLSGNKKRLEEQVVSSLTNYLVRASSRCTPFGFWSGVCLGSWHSATKVQWDEPTPIGRVRVDGGAIRRLFALVSTDPGFRLGRRYRVSSWAVSRGRRIFIVPPGAGLEARSLKRTQAIDFVLDLCRHEIGLPKLIDETTKRFPHIEKSRVEATLNSLIDFGLLIPDAFPTLDVDKTFEETIRTFGDIFADEIKGKIHQIGLDLVQVKECLSNPGGPLRLPPSVVLDSIQVDAAWPLVIELPESIAEEAARAATALVKMSRSDHTTLVQSYQSRFLEHFGCDRPVPVCQAVDPHTGIEILDRREATLQRSESNFGDRQRHLQDLALRRGRNHPVILDEADIEILSSGSHLRFWSNSCEINVSVLAADTAALDDGDFQLLVGPGTGAIEAGRQIGRFAFTLNGGFEALQEISRKVGFESQDSLHLEMFSEPLEPRMANVLVRPCQYEGSLYLEPQFGEGRNVVKLRDLFFLHDGHRLRLVRYYEAKLQEVVVHATHVLSPDGLDVLARLLLELSMYDRAQLKAFDWGTARGFPYLPRIVYGRTILSLARWTITPEILRHKTCTECLSSVELWRQDMSVPSTVTLIDGDRRLQVNLETPRGCRELRRVLRKNKIAHIEEVVQNSANCWLRRDGLSYAAELVVPIVLRSDYSPPVYVPINKELPSEADLGNSHLPSTDWTSIHLYCAAYAIDNLIEELVELAKRFPTGCQWFYVRYFDPKPHIRLRFRSMLKSDEQSAKEIGINWAHEMCLQESATFFDLTTFHEETFRYGGQAISEKIFEIFHLDSLCAISINSYTKQASYADALAVRCLSAALFLCALCGSSISSAISALPTPGVQDGKMFRRVNARITKLILKRDLTDETKQILAAIERRDQLIQACQLDPSPSLTRDHSAIIQSLLHMHFNRILGPTRSTEESYLRLCRRTLALLKLMQFS; encoded by the coding sequence ATGAATAACGCCACTCCCGGACCTGAATATGTTGCTGTTTCTGGCCCTTTTCTGACGCGAGTGCCGCTATTGCCAATAGAAATTGCCGAAACACTTGCGACCGCCGAAGATCCTGCACAGTGCAAAGAATTTTATGATCTTTTGTCAACTTCCATCGTACAAATGGCTCTCGGACTTTCTTCACCTGCACTCATGGGGGAAATAACAGACTATCTGAGTGGGAACAAAAAACGGCTGGAGGAACAAGTTGTTTCATCGCTTACGAATTACTTGGTGAGGGCGTCGAGTCGATGTACTCCTTTTGGTTTCTGGTCTGGAGTGTGTCTCGGCTCGTGGCACTCTGCAACAAAAGTCCAATGGGACGAGCCGACTCCGATTGGACGAGTCCGAGTAGATGGCGGGGCAATCAGGCGCCTGTTTGCGTTAGTTTCTACGGATCCTGGTTTTCGACTCGGGCGTCGATACCGTGTATCCTCCTGGGCTGTTTCGCGTGGTCGTAGGATCTTTATCGTGCCCCCAGGTGCTGGACTGGAGGCACGATCACTGAAGCGTACACAAGCAATCGACTTCGTGCTGGATCTGTGTCGTCACGAGATCGGACTCCCGAAACTCATTGACGAGACGACGAAAAGGTTCCCACATATCGAGAAAAGCCGCGTAGAAGCAACTTTGAACAGCCTGATAGATTTTGGTCTTCTAATTCCTGATGCCTTCCCAACTCTAGATGTAGATAAAACATTCGAAGAAACAATCAGAACGTTCGGTGATATTTTTGCTGATGAGATTAAGGGCAAAATCCATCAGATTGGCCTCGATCTTGTCCAAGTCAAAGAGTGCCTGTCGAACCCAGGTGGGCCACTTCGCCTTCCGCCCAGCGTTGTTTTGGATTCAATTCAAGTGGACGCCGCTTGGCCCCTTGTCATCGAGTTACCTGAATCGATTGCTGAAGAAGCAGCACGTGCTGCAACAGCTCTTGTCAAGATGAGCCGCTCAGATCACACTACTTTAGTACAATCATACCAATCGCGCTTCCTGGAGCACTTCGGGTGCGATCGGCCCGTGCCTGTCTGTCAGGCCGTGGATCCGCACACTGGCATAGAGATCCTCGATCGAAGGGAAGCGACGTTGCAAAGGTCTGAGTCCAACTTTGGCGATCGACAGCGCCATCTCCAGGATTTAGCATTGCGCAGAGGCAGAAACCATCCAGTGATACTCGATGAGGCAGACATTGAGATTTTGAGCTCTGGTTCTCACCTGCGATTCTGGTCAAACTCATGCGAGATTAACGTCTCCGTTCTGGCTGCAGATACTGCAGCTCTAGATGATGGTGACTTCCAGCTTTTGGTGGGCCCAGGTACCGGGGCAATTGAGGCGGGTAGGCAAATTGGACGCTTCGCCTTTACCCTGAATGGAGGCTTTGAAGCGCTCCAAGAAATCTCAAGGAAAGTCGGATTCGAATCGCAGGACTCTTTGCACTTGGAGATGTTCTCTGAACCACTTGAACCAAGAATGGCGAACGTTTTAGTACGCCCTTGTCAATACGAAGGATCGCTATACCTGGAACCGCAGTTTGGTGAAGGTCGGAACGTAGTTAAGCTTAGAGATCTCTTTTTCCTGCACGATGGGCACAGGCTACGCCTTGTGCGCTACTATGAAGCCAAGCTCCAAGAAGTTGTTGTTCATGCAACCCACGTCCTTAGCCCCGATGGGCTTGACGTCCTCGCTAGGTTGCTCCTCGAATTGTCGATGTACGATCGGGCTCAATTAAAAGCCTTTGATTGGGGTACGGCACGTGGGTTTCCTTACCTACCTCGCATAGTGTATGGCAGAACAATTCTGTCGCTTGCTCGCTGGACAATCACGCCCGAAATCTTGCGGCACAAGACGTGTACAGAGTGTCTATCTTCGGTGGAGCTTTGGCGGCAAGATATGTCAGTCCCGAGTACAGTTACTCTGATAGATGGAGATCGCCGACTTCAAGTCAATCTAGAGACCCCTCGAGGGTGTCGAGAGTTAAGAAGAGTCCTTCGCAAAAATAAGATTGCCCATATAGAAGAAGTCGTCCAGAATTCTGCCAACTGCTGGTTACGACGAGATGGTCTTAGCTATGCTGCCGAGTTAGTAGTACCTATTGTACTTCGTTCGGATTACTCACCCCCTGTTTACGTACCGATCAACAAGGAGTTACCTTCAGAAGCTGATCTGGGGAATTCGCATCTTCCAAGTACCGATTGGACATCGATTCATTTGTATTGTGCAGCGTACGCAATCGATAACCTAATTGAGGAACTTGTTGAACTTGCCAAGCGGTTTCCAACTGGCTGTCAATGGTTCTATGTTCGCTACTTTGATCCCAAACCTCATATCAGGCTACGCTTTAGATCGATGCTGAAGAGTGATGAACAGTCGGCCAAAGAGATCGGAATCAATTGGGCTCATGAAATGTGTTTGCAGGAGAGCGCAACATTTTTTGATTTGACGACTTTCCATGAAGAAACATTTAGATATGGTGGCCAGGCCATCAGTGAGAAGATCTTTGAGATTTTTCACTTGGACAGTTTATGTGCTATCAGCATTAACTCATACACAAAACAGGCCAGCTACGCTGACGCCCTTGCAGTCAGATGTCTGAGTGCGGCTCTATTTTTGTGCGCTCTATGTGGTTCCTCGATAAGCTCAGCTATCAGCGCTCTACCCACGCCAGGTGTTCAAGATGGGAAGATGTTTAGGAGAGTTAACGCAAGGATCACGAAGCTAATTCTGAAACGGGATCTCACCGATGAGACCAAACAGATCTTGGCAGCCATTGAAAGAAGAGATCAACTTATACAGGCCTGCCAGCTAGATCCAAGTCCCTCATTGACAAGAGATCATTCGGCCATTATTCAATCTTTGTTGCATATGCACTTCAATCGGATTCTTGGACCCACTCGGTCAACAGAGGAGAGTTACCTACGGCTATGCAGGAGAACTCTTGCTCTGCTAAAATTAATGCAATTTTCTTAA
- a CDS encoding thioredoxin domain-containing protein — protein sequence MNSSFIKQKKFPSSGELLASVFLAGSAICLALFMSGIPIGTRSPKGSESERVDIAPNFLIRRESLLLGSESASVKLVVFGDYECPPCRAEWPHVAELYAKNPNRIAVYFRHFPLRQIHPLALSAALLVEAAKKKGAFLAIHEQLYASPLTQTGMRRIGVSHQIQGLTNDERFEYMKEVVADLNAAERLGLTGTPTMFLVEQGAVFRVSSTKNVSEVLFNK from the coding sequence TTGAATAGTTCTTTTATCAAGCAAAAGAAGTTTCCGTCCTCCGGTGAATTGTTAGCATCGGTATTCTTGGCAGGTTCTGCCATTTGCTTAGCGCTTTTTATGTCAGGGATTCCAATCGGCACTCGCTCTCCAAAAGGTTCCGAATCGGAGCGGGTGGATATTGCGCCCAATTTTCTCATAAGACGAGAGAGCCTCTTACTTGGGAGCGAAAGTGCATCGGTGAAGTTGGTGGTTTTCGGGGACTATGAGTGTCCTCCGTGCCGCGCGGAGTGGCCTCATGTTGCCGAACTGTATGCGAAGAATCCCAACCGAATAGCTGTTTATTTCAGGCACTTCCCCCTCCGGCAAATACATCCACTTGCGCTCAGTGCGGCGTTATTGGTTGAAGCCGCAAAGAAGAAAGGAGCATTCCTTGCAATTCACGAGCAGTTATATGCTAGTCCACTTACGCAAACTGGCATGAGAAGAATAGGAGTTTCTCATCAGATTCAGGGGTTAACCAACGATGAACGTTTTGAGTATATGAAGGAAGTAGTCGCTGATTTGAATGCAGCGGAACGACTTGGGTTGACGGGCACTCCGACTATGTTCTTAGTAGAACAAGGAGCCGTTTTCCGCGTTTCGTCGACGAAAAATGTCAGTGAAGTCTTGTTTAACAAGTAG
- a CDS encoding DUF4965 domain-containing protein: MIEWIAAASMNGITSRVPATPLFTHTPYFSAWLMGDKLTDQWPRHWTQAIQAMAGLVRIDGKTYKFCGNPQVQAENLPQTTRTITATKTVFEFEKDGVALQVHFFSPLLAHDLDIMTRPVSYVSFLSKSVDGRDHDVKVHVDFSGEWSVSNTGQQVTASRHRLPALEALSMRATGTSPLNRVGDRVTIDWGALWVTGRQSEGWNSLILPHDEARQSFTDGKPPEADDIRFPRSANDDWPVIGFQASLSAGSQPAKKTLMVTYDEDLGLEYFRRPLRPHWNRAEKGVAQLLKEADANQASYESQAEAFDTKLWNDLGKVSAEYQTIGTLAYRQTIAGHGVAEDINGDTLMFSKENTSNGCIGTVDVLFPAAPFYLYFNPAMLKAQMLPLMDYSKSSRWKFPFAPHDLGTYPKANGQVYGGGERTEENQMPVEESANMLILALAYERASGDREFFKPYAAVLEKWATYLETKGFDPELQLCTDDFAGHLAHNTNLSIKAIVALRAHAEMTGNKTRRALAEKWAKEWVKQAADGDHYRLVFDKAGTWSLKYNLLWDDLFGFKLFPRSVVDTELNYYIKVQNVFGVPLDSRRDYTKTDWLVWAASMGSNDQFNALIAPVAKWLGQTTSRVPFTDWYDTKKGQEMGMNSRTVIGGVFAKLLRDSGKLR; encoded by the coding sequence ATGATCGAATGGATTGCCGCCGCCTCAATGAACGGGATCACGAGCCGAGTTCCAGCGACTCCGCTCTTCACCCACACCCCTTACTTCAGCGCTTGGCTGATGGGCGACAAGCTTACCGATCAATGGCCTCGCCACTGGACGCAGGCGATTCAAGCCATGGCGGGTCTGGTTCGCATCGACGGGAAGACCTACAAATTCTGCGGCAACCCACAGGTTCAGGCGGAGAACCTGCCTCAGACAACTCGGACGATCACGGCAACCAAAACCGTTTTCGAGTTCGAGAAAGATGGCGTCGCGCTCCAAGTTCACTTCTTCTCGCCACTTCTTGCCCACGATCTGGACATCATGACTCGGCCGGTCAGCTACGTTTCGTTCCTGAGTAAATCGGTCGATGGACGCGATCACGACGTCAAGGTTCACGTCGATTTCTCTGGCGAGTGGTCTGTTTCGAACACAGGCCAGCAGGTGACGGCTTCACGCCACCGGCTTCCGGCGCTCGAAGCCCTTTCGATGCGGGCGACTGGAACTTCGCCTTTGAACCGGGTCGGGGACCGGGTCACGATCGACTGGGGAGCCCTTTGGGTCACGGGGCGACAGAGCGAGGGCTGGAACAGTTTGATTCTTCCGCACGATGAGGCTCGACAGTCTTTCACGGATGGCAAGCCGCCTGAGGCGGATGATATTCGCTTCCCTCGGTCGGCAAATGATGATTGGCCGGTTATTGGTTTCCAAGCTTCTTTGTCGGCAGGCTCGCAGCCGGCGAAGAAGACCTTGATGGTGACCTATGACGAAGACCTCGGGCTGGAATACTTCCGACGTCCGCTTCGACCCCATTGGAACCGCGCTGAGAAAGGGGTTGCTCAGCTTTTGAAGGAAGCTGATGCGAATCAGGCTTCCTATGAGAGTCAAGCCGAGGCTTTCGACACCAAGCTTTGGAACGATCTTGGCAAGGTCTCAGCCGAGTATCAGACAATTGGAACCCTTGCGTACCGGCAGACCATTGCGGGCCATGGAGTTGCCGAGGACATCAATGGCGACACCTTGATGTTTAGCAAGGAGAACACTTCGAATGGGTGCATCGGCACCGTTGACGTGCTGTTCCCGGCGGCGCCGTTCTATCTTTACTTCAACCCGGCGATGCTAAAGGCTCAGATGCTGCCTTTAATGGACTACTCGAAGTCGAGCCGCTGGAAGTTCCCGTTTGCGCCGCATGACTTGGGCACGTATCCGAAGGCGAACGGCCAGGTGTATGGTGGCGGCGAGCGGACAGAGGAGAACCAGATGCCGGTTGAGGAGTCGGCGAATATGCTGATTCTGGCTCTCGCCTACGAGCGGGCGAGCGGGGACCGCGAGTTTTTCAAGCCTTATGCGGCGGTTCTCGAAAAGTGGGCGACTTACTTAGAGACCAAAGGCTTTGACCCCGAGCTTCAGCTTTGCACCGACGACTTCGCCGGGCACCTGGCGCACAACACGAACTTGTCGATCAAGGCGATCGTCGCTTTGCGAGCTCATGCTGAGATGACCGGCAACAAGACTCGAAGGGCCCTCGCCGAGAAGTGGGCGAAGGAGTGGGTCAAGCAGGCGGCAGACGGCGATCACTACCGACTCGTCTTCGACAAGGCGGGAACCTGGAGCCTCAAGTACAACCTCCTTTGGGACGATCTTTTCGGATTCAAACTCTTCCCTCGCTCGGTGGTGGATACGGAGTTGAACTATTACATCAAGGTCCAAAATGTGTTCGGAGTGCCACTGGATTCTCGGCGCGACTACACAAAAACCGACTGGCTCGTTTGGGCTGCTTCGATGGGTTCGAACGACCAATTCAACGCATTGATCGCTCCAGTGGCGAAGTGGCTCGGTCAGACCACTTCGCGTGTGCCATTCACGGATTGGTACGATACGAAGAAGGGCCAGGAGATGGGCATGAACTCGCGGACGGTGATTGGCGGTGTGTTTGCCAAGCTGCTCCGGGACAGCGGAAAGCTACGGTGA
- a CDS encoding type II secretion system protein: protein MVIKSSAFTLIELLVVIAILSILAALLFPVFARAKESAFKSTDLSNLRQMGMATVMYAGDSDDTTPFCVWPNFEATAARILPYAKSKQIFVHPKSKFEIGAWNYRNGCGNDPTCTIGNTMYAPDSGCVGSFAVSVLGKLNLFADIYFPLDYEWNDSLTESGRKSVKCQPESGLPEALIADDGISLTSTNFSSVAKAVMWADFPTSGGRWPGGCVDSNCDNGGQSDFWGNNFKGYFSGGSNAVMVDGHARWFNYSKMHPCRHEICREGGDAKATDWKAWGFSWADSSVR, encoded by the coding sequence GTGGTTATTAAGTCGTCGGCGTTCACACTGATAGAGTTGCTTGTCGTGATTGCGATTTTATCAATCCTTGCTGCGCTACTTTTTCCGGTGTTTGCCCGCGCGAAAGAGAGTGCGTTCAAATCAACAGATTTGTCCAATTTGCGTCAGATGGGAATGGCTACAGTCATGTACGCAGGGGATAGTGACGATACCACTCCATTCTGTGTTTGGCCTAATTTCGAAGCAACTGCTGCTCGAATACTGCCTTACGCCAAGTCAAAACAGATTTTTGTTCATCCCAAGTCTAAGTTCGAAATAGGCGCTTGGAACTACCGGAATGGGTGTGGAAATGATCCAACTTGTACAATTGGAAACACTATGTATGCGCCTGACTCTGGATGCGTGGGAAGCTTTGCAGTATCTGTGCTCGGTAAGCTGAATCTCTTTGCCGATATTTACTTTCCGTTAGACTACGAGTGGAATGATTCCCTCACCGAGTCTGGCCGAAAGTCGGTTAAGTGTCAACCTGAATCGGGACTGCCCGAGGCACTGATTGCTGACGACGGGATCAGTTTAACAAGCACGAATTTTAGCAGCGTAGCCAAAGCGGTGATGTGGGCAGACTTTCCGACGTCAGGTGGACGATGGCCAGGAGGTTGTGTGGACAGCAATTGCGACAACGGAGGCCAATCAGACTTTTGGGGTAACAATTTCAAAGGTTACTTCTCAGGTGGTAGCAACGCAGTCATGGTAGATGGTCATGCAAGGTGGTTCAACTACTCTAAAATGCACCCATGTAGGCACGAGATATGTAGAGAAGGTGGCGATGCAAAAGCAACAGATTGGAAAGCATGGGGTTTTTCATGGGCGGACTCGAGCGTTCGATAG
- a CDS encoding MauE/DoxX family redox-associated membrane protein has product MKLTENSWRHLSSVENLLNPLRVAAWPLVCTCLFVAVTTKLQSYDLFCRFVSASLGLNPAFSRLLGCALIVIELAIPLASLHKAVAPLAYLSATALFCCFTVFHLSRAFAGNYLPCSCFGELLKLSPFAFAMITGMLACASLLSSSGVVVLARSGSEQKLPAVARAFWLCTVLCLIGVEAKYVYRFAKPAPSGQIMKISTSSAALLDDAELLSGSRSRTNAIVMFGDYQCPFCRNAVTDYHSYSGKKPCIFWRELPLESIHPGSRGLALVSQIASARGILPKVAPVMFDAGLVRAVQSDIEKHVLGSSISREEKQSASLKLDLHFKLAKHLKVTGTPAIFVIQGSKVYRASDMISAIKFSQPLRN; this is encoded by the coding sequence ATGAAGTTAACTGAGAACAGCTGGAGGCATCTCTCTTCGGTAGAGAATTTATTGAACCCGCTAAGGGTTGCCGCTTGGCCCCTAGTCTGCACCTGTCTATTCGTTGCGGTCACGACGAAACTTCAGAGCTATGATCTCTTTTGTCGGTTTGTTTCAGCCTCGCTCGGACTGAACCCCGCTTTCTCTCGCCTCCTAGGCTGTGCACTGATTGTCATTGAATTGGCAATTCCGCTGGCCTCCTTGCACAAAGCAGTTGCCCCTCTAGCCTATCTGAGTGCTACAGCACTGTTCTGCTGCTTTACCGTGTTTCACTTGAGTCGGGCATTTGCAGGAAACTACTTGCCCTGTTCGTGCTTTGGCGAGCTTTTGAAGTTATCTCCATTCGCATTTGCAATGATAACGGGAATGTTGGCGTGTGCCTCCCTGCTGAGCTCTTCCGGAGTCGTTGTTCTGGCGCGCTCAGGATCAGAGCAAAAGCTCCCAGCAGTTGCTCGAGCATTCTGGCTGTGCACCGTCCTGTGCCTCATCGGTGTTGAAGCAAAGTATGTTTATCGCTTTGCCAAACCTGCACCATCGGGGCAAATTATGAAGATTTCTACCTCTTCGGCAGCCCTACTCGACGATGCTGAGCTTCTATCAGGTTCGCGATCGAGAACAAATGCAATTGTGATGTTTGGAGACTATCAATGCCCTTTTTGTCGAAATGCGGTCACAGATTATCATTCATATTCTGGAAAGAAGCCTTGCATTTTTTGGAGAGAATTGCCTCTAGAGTCGATACACCCGGGATCACGTGGATTAGCTCTCGTGAGTCAGATCGCTTCTGCCCGTGGCATACTACCAAAAGTGGCTCCCGTTATGTTTGACGCTGGCTTAGTGCGTGCAGTTCAAAGTGATATCGAGAAGCACGTTCTTGGATCATCGATAAGCCGAGAAGAAAAACAGTCTGCGTCCTTGAAACTCGATCTTCATTTTAAGTTGGCCAAACATTTGAAGGTTACCGGAACACCTGCAATATTTGTAATACAGGGCTCCAAAGTCTATCGTGCTTCGGATATGATTAGTGCAATAAAGTTTTCTCAACCGCTTCGCAACTGA
- a CDS encoding DUF4230 domain-containing protein, which yields MVKGSVADNRSRALPWILVGVFGTLWVTKGTSAEPTERVSNEVPLIVNSVRELGFLQSAEMNLSDAFQFATSKAASDSVAAVPGLDELVRATTANSVWVQASGTVTAGVDLSKASIRIERDSVHVRLPKTVVQSPSVDLKLLDDKKGIFWKDDEILLRAIREARRRFADSSDQMGIERTAFVGASNSIRKMLAKVTSKEIIVE from the coding sequence ATGGTCAAAGGATCCGTGGCTGATAACCGCTCACGAGCGTTGCCGTGGATCCTGGTCGGAGTCTTTGGAACCCTTTGGGTAACCAAAGGCACTTCGGCAGAACCGACCGAAAGGGTGAGCAACGAAGTACCGCTCATCGTCAACTCGGTTCGAGAACTGGGTTTCTTGCAGTCGGCCGAAATGAACCTGAGCGACGCCTTCCAGTTTGCTACCAGCAAAGCCGCGAGCGATTCGGTTGCGGCAGTGCCGGGGCTGGACGAGTTAGTTCGGGCCACAACCGCCAACTCCGTTTGGGTCCAGGCCAGCGGGACGGTGACTGCCGGAGTTGACCTTTCTAAGGCAAGTATTCGGATCGAACGAGATAGCGTGCATGTTCGTCTTCCAAAGACGGTCGTCCAAAGCCCATCTGTCGACCTGAAGCTTTTAGACGACAAAAAGGGCATCTTCTGGAAGGACGACGAAATCCTTCTGAGGGCGATCCGCGAAGCAAGGCGACGTTTCGCAGATTCTTCGGATCAGATGGGAATCGAGCGGACCGCATTCGTCGGCGCGAGCAACAGCATCAGGAAGATGTTGGCCAAGGTGACATCCAAAGAAATCATCGTCGAGTAA
- a CDS encoding tyrosine-type recombinase/integrase, giving the protein MPVIGHSLEAILAERARQESGELDNEMNLVFLNPWGRPFDGKCVSDRLHAALEVVGQPKTGMHSLSHSAATFMLMAGLNLHQVSRYLGHSQIALTSNLYGHVLEGAMRDAAQKLQDAYLTL; this is encoded by the coding sequence ATGCCTGTTATCGGACATTCGTTGGAGGCGATCCTGGCAGAACGAGCGCGTCAAGAGTCGGGCGAATTGGACAACGAAATGAACCTGGTCTTCCTGAACCCTTGGGGACGCCCATTTGACGGCAAGTGCGTAAGCGACCGTCTGCACGCAGCTCTCGAGGTGGTTGGACAACCAAAAACCGGAATGCACTCGCTCAGTCACTCTGCCGCTACGTTCATGCTCATGGCCGGGCTTAACCTTCACCAGGTCAGTCGATACCTTGGACATAGCCAAATCGCGTTGACCTCCAACTTGTACGGACATGTGTTGGAAGGGGCAATGCGCGATGCCGCCCAGAAACTTCAAGATGCTTACTTAACACTGTGA
- a CDS encoding DUF1800 domain-containing protein codes for MELNEKQKIAHLLRRFGLGASEAELEYYGKNGLSGAINLLLNYEQAPDVTNWDPMIFANSKGTVNIKVMQNIWMAQLVCTQRPLLEKMTLFWHNHFATSSQKVTNSFAMMEHIEVLKANALGNFREMLLGISKNPAMIFWLDNQENNVGKPNENFAREVMELFTLGVDNGYTEKDIQEAARAFTGWRYGIGRFARDKEPGKRDQFIFSSKDHDYTKKTIFGQTGTWNGDDVLDLLCQKRQTSIYIAQKAWRWFASEELDPKVIDRIAAKFYDSRYEIKTLVRAIMESPEFYSDKVVRRAIKNPIDFTVATVRQLGVGQRVLDQIAEGSANPIESPGDIKVNVRLVRALGPCFAMMASATSMGMEIMSPPDVSGWRTGSYWITSATMVERIKWAERLFVGGQPAPAANLGGNAGANRAGPSVGAQPFPLFQDNPTPDGAVKSLCSIFDIELTGAKYANLIDAASKAAGSSRINQQNASAVARAITKVIFASPEFQMA; via the coding sequence ATGGAACTCAATGAGAAGCAGAAAATAGCCCACCTTCTTCGACGATTTGGACTCGGCGCAAGCGAAGCGGAACTTGAATACTACGGCAAGAACGGTCTTTCCGGTGCTATCAATCTGCTCCTCAACTATGAGCAAGCCCCTGATGTAACCAACTGGGACCCGATGATCTTTGCAAACAGCAAAGGCACAGTTAACATCAAGGTCATGCAGAACATCTGGATGGCTCAACTAGTCTGTACTCAGCGACCCCTGCTCGAAAAAATGACCCTTTTCTGGCACAACCACTTTGCCACTAGCAGCCAGAAGGTAACGAACTCATTTGCGATGATGGAGCACATTGAAGTACTAAAGGCAAATGCACTCGGAAACTTCCGAGAAATGCTCCTTGGAATCAGCAAGAACCCGGCCATGATCTTTTGGCTCGATAATCAAGAGAACAATGTTGGAAAGCCCAATGAGAACTTTGCCCGAGAAGTCATGGAGCTGTTCACACTTGGAGTCGATAACGGCTACACGGAAAAAGACATCCAGGAAGCTGCCCGAGCGTTCACGGGTTGGAGGTATGGAATCGGCAGATTTGCTCGCGATAAAGAACCCGGGAAGCGCGATCAGTTCATCTTTAGCTCGAAGGACCACGACTACACCAAGAAGACCATTTTTGGACAGACTGGAACTTGGAACGGCGACGACGTGCTCGATTTACTTTGCCAGAAACGGCAAACGTCGATTTATATCGCGCAAAAGGCGTGGAGGTGGTTCGCCAGCGAAGAACTTGATCCCAAGGTCATTGATCGCATCGCCGCCAAGTTTTATGACTCGAGATACGAGATCAAAACCCTTGTACGAGCCATTATGGAATCGCCCGAGTTTTACTCAGATAAGGTCGTTCGCCGAGCAATCAAGAATCCAATCGACTTCACGGTCGCTACCGTTCGGCAGCTCGGGGTTGGCCAAAGGGTCCTAGATCAGATTGCCGAGGGAAGCGCCAACCCGATCGAATCTCCTGGGGACATCAAAGTGAATGTTCGACTTGTTCGAGCGCTGGGGCCGTGTTTTGCCATGATGGCCTCTGCTACTTCGATGGGAATGGAGATCATGTCGCCTCCAGACGTTTCCGGCTGGCGAACCGGCTCCTACTGGATCACCTCCGCAACAATGGTTGAACGGATCAAGTGGGCCGAACGTCTTTTTGTCGGCGGGCAACCTGCTCCAGCCGCGAATCTGGGAGGGAATGCCGGTGCCAACCGAGCCGGGCCAAGCGTAGGCGCGCAGCCCTTCCCGCTCTTCCAGGACAACCCAACACCCGACGGTGCGGTTAAGTCGCTCTGCTCCATCTTCGACATCGAACTGACCGGAGCGAAGTACGCAAACCTGATTGATGCTGCCTCCAAAGCAGCTGGTTCAAGTCGGATTAACCAGCAGAATGCCTCGGCTGTCGCGCGAGCGATCACCAAGGTGATCTTCGCGAGTCCCGAGTTCCAGATGGCGTAG